A stretch of Apostichopus japonicus isolate 1M-3 chromosome 9, ASM3797524v1, whole genome shotgun sequence DNA encodes these proteins:
- the LOC139973959 gene encoding uncharacterized protein — protein sequence MKRKILFQFFYLAIIIIDMTEAGRLCDFASKFPCKGSHCLLSLDKSEVMQEVMESNTAMNTEPQSTTPGKTMQDTKQPTTAVSTEPQSTTLGSLLYTCPPNKGVGTGGLGASDVYDAGHKQDVVYTMKPTGWPGSPFNVTCKMENDLNFSLIAEENNSARMTETMTQVVPTTVQRSTEAAGGTRILIGVGALLMAIAIISNTAAAEIVIGPPLFGLK from the exons ATGAAGAGAAAGATATTGTTTCAGTTTTTCTATTTAGCAATAATCATCATCGATATGACGGAAGCCGGAA GGTTGTGTGATTTTGCTTCGAAATTTCCATGTAAAGGAAGTCACTGTTTACTTTCGCTTGATAAAA GTGAGGTAATGCAAGAAGTAATGGAATCAAATACTGCAATGAACACTGAACCACAAAGCACGACTCCAG GTAAGACAATGCAAGATACAAAGCaaccaactactgcagtcaGTACTGAACCACAAAGCACTACTCTAG GTTCTTTGCTGTATACGTGTCCTCcgaacaagggcgtaggaaccggggggctgggggcgtca GATGTTTATGACGCTGGACATAAGCAAGATGTCGTTTATACAATGAAGCCTACTGGATGGCCTGGTTCACCATTCAACGTAACTTGTAAAATGGAAAACGACC TTAATTTTTCGTTGATAGCAGAGGAAAACAATTCAGCACGTATGACGGAGACAATGACGCAGGTGGTACCTACAACTGTGCAGAGAAGCACAGAAGCGGCTGGTGGCACTCGAATACTAATTGGTGTCGGTGCTTTGTTAATGGCAATTGCGATTATTTCCAATACAGCAGCAGCT GAAATTGTGATTGGACCCCCACTATTTGGGTTGAAATGA
- the LOC139973612 gene encoding uncharacterized protein isoform X4, with product MDGACSSGNIQQISCVMAYQCQRCRKYQTNKFNSFMQHLRLLHSHEPDFSVRCGIESCEKVYKKIPSFLSHIHRKHPHFKGGISQTEVCRQIDSGITFSTESNEYSVDEAAGHAPVHSIKMRDCKQDLALMILKWQEMYQLPKIHVSNILSDIGFLVSASHKQFSEETCKMFQDHGFEVNDNPTLKQFLDRNELAETCTHMQSEHNQMQYFESNLPLVQSTAIVLGRDEHGKIETFQYVPILEMLELILLNDDVFAEVMKSTHNQQTGEVASYNDGNFFKENSLFQTYKTSLQIVLYNDDFEVSNPIGTFTKKQKLNDTMDFLVCYGEDTFVIKVGSSDELLSSIRQKFSISESIQLKLKVYNNDWNEWVNISLHELKGKEKLKVFTDTLPGLDVFEIPWTSPVTGSSAESSFLDSDVAEALEGGDDLSSEISSPSTSHQEMDQLLSQQLPSTPQAATQQEVEHPSSIEKNVSSAALKPMRSIGSSSFTLQRREIPLKPWPSKFEIPVTSMSHTLRCSLEKGIFPNERLRRQLIQVLYDKMTEYERISGK from the exons ATGGATGGTGCTTGCTCATCAGGTAATATACAACAAATATCTTGTGTAATGGCCTATCAGTGTCAACGGTGcagaaaatatcaaacaaataagTTTAATTCTTTTATGCAGCATCTGAGGCTACTTCATTCACATGAGCCTGATTTCAGTGTTAGATGTGGAattgaaagttgtgaaaagGTATACAAAAAAATACCCTCATTCTTGAGTCATATTCACAGAAAACATCCACACTTTAAAGGTGGCATATCGCAGACTGAAGTTTGTAGGCAGATAGATTCTGGAATAACTTTTTCAACTGAATCAAATGAGTATAGTGTAGATGAAGCAGCTGGTCATGCACCAGTACATTCTATTAAGATGAGAGATTGTAAACAAGATCTGGCATTGATGATCCTAAAGTGGCAAGAGATGTATCAACTACCTAAAATCCATGTCAGCAATATCTTAAGTGACATTGGCTTTCTTGTCTCAGCaagtcacaagcaattttcagAGGAAACTTGTAAAATGTTCCAAGATCACGGGTTTGAGGTGAATGACAATCCTACACTAAAGCAGTTTTTGGACAGAAATGAATTGGCAGAGACTTGTACACATATGCAGTCAGAACATAACCAAATGCAATATTTCGAAAGCAATCTCCCACTTGTTCAATCTACAGCGATAGTCCTTGGTAGGGATGAGCATGGTAAAATTGAAACATTCCAATATGTTCCAATTCTGGAAATGTTAGAATTGATTCTTTTGAATGATGATGTGTTTGCAGAAGTGATGAAATCCACCCACAACCAACAAACAGGGGAAGTAGCCAGTTACAATGATGgaaatttctttaaagaaaatagTTTGTTCCAAACTTATAAGACATCTCTGCAAATTGTTTTATACAATGATGATTTTGAAGTTTCGAACCCTATTGGAACATTTACCAAGAAGCAAAAGCTAAATG ACACAATGGACTTTCTTGTATGCTATGGAGAGGACACATTTGTCATAAAAGTGGGCAGTAGTGATGAGCTTCTCTCATCAATCAGGCAGAAATTTTCAATCTCGGAAAGTATTCAGCTTAAACTTAAAGTCTACAACAATGACTGGAATGAGTGGGTCAACATATCCTTACATGAACTGAAAGGCAAGGAAAAGCTAAAAGTTTTCACAGACACTCTTCCTGGACTTGATGTGTTTGAAATTCCTTGGACATCACCGGTAACAGGGTCCTCAGCTGAAAGTTCTTTTTTAGACTCTGATGTAGCTGAGGCACTTGAGGGAGGTGATGACTTGTCCTCAGAAATAAGTTCACCATCAACATCGCACCAAGAAATGGATCAGCTGTTGTCACAGCAATTGCCATCAACACCACAAGCAGCTACACAGCAAGAAGTGGAACATCCATCATCGATAGAGAAGAATGTTTCATCTGCAGCTCTAAAACCAATGAGGTCCATTGGTTCTTCTAGCTTTACCCTCCAAAG AAGAGAAATCCCTCTGAAGCCATGGCCATCGAAGTTTGAAATTCCAGTGACATCAATGTCCCATACACTACGTTGTTCACTTGAGAAGGGTATATTCCCCAATGAGAGGCTCAGAAGGCAACTAATTCAAGTTCTATATGATAAAATGACAGAGTATGAAAG GATTTCTGGAAAGTGA